The Natronoarchaeum mannanilyticum nucleotide sequence AAGCGATCGCCGACGCGTTTCATCGTCACGCGCAGGTCGTCGGAGCTCATACACTACCACCGGACCTCTCGCGGTAAATGATTTATTGAAAGCGGAGTAGCACTCGGTTGTCGAACGCCGTTGTCCCGCGACCCGTCACTCGGCGTCGTCGGACGCCGTCGCGGCGGGGATACGGACGATCACGGTCGTCCCCTCATCGCAGGCGATATCGACCGTTCCGCCGGCCTGCGAGACGATCCAGTCGGTCAGCCACAGGCCGAGACCGCCGGTGTGGTGGAGCGGGTCGATCTCCCGTTCGCCGGATAGCACGGCTCGCTCCTCGGATGGAACGCCCGGGCCGTCGTCGGAGACGCGGAGTTCGACGACGTCCGCGTTCGCTGCGGTGCGCCCGACCTCGCGGATCGGTTCGGTCGGCTCGCCGGTTCGTTCGGCCGCGCCCGTCGACGCCGCGTCGCGGTGCGACCAGTTCCACCGGAGGGCGTTCGACTGCACTGCGGTTTCGTCGCCGGCGCAACCGTCGACGCGCGCGACCGAGACGCGCACGTTCGGCGCGGGGCCGGCGTGGTCGACGGTGTTCGCGAGCAGTTCGTCGACCACCGTCGCGAGCTCGCCCCCGATCGACGCCCGCGCCGCCTCGGGCGCTTCGATCTCGACGGCGGCATCCGGATGATCCGTCCGGAACGCCGCCACCCGCTCTCTGACGACGTCCGCGACGTCGACCGGGGTTCCGACGCCCGTTCGATCGTCGGTGATCAGCGCCTCCGTCTTCCGGGCCCGACCGCTGAGGTGGAGCAGCTCCTCGGCGGCCGATCGGATCTCGGCGGCGTGGCCATCGTCCCGGTCGTCATCCGCGTCGATCAGGTCAGCGCGCCCGACGATGACGTTGAGCGAGTTCCGCAGATTGTGCCGGAGCAGCCTGTTGAGGACGAGCAGCATCTGCTCGCGGCGCGCGAGCGTCTCGGTCAGCCGGTTGACGCTCGCGCCGATCTCCGACCACTCCGTGCTCCCCGTGAGTTCGACGCGACGATCGTACTCCCTGGCCTCGATGCGTCTGAACTGATCGCGCAGCCGCTCGGCCTGTCTGATGTCCGATCGGTAGATCCAGAGGCCGAACAGCGCGACCGCCCCGAGCATCACGATGCCGGCGACGCCCTGTGCGACGGCGAGGCGTCGAACCTGCGCCGTGACGCTCGACTGGCGGCGGTCGACGGTGACTGTCCAGCCGGTGGTGTGGACGATCGCCCGGCCGTCGACCGTCGAGTCGATCGCCTCGTCGCCCGCGTACAGCGTCGTTCCGTCGTTCACGATCCGAACCTGCGTGTCCGGGTCACTCTGTCCCTCGATCGGATCGAACAGCGCGCTTCCCGAGAGATGGAACGCCCCGTTCAGCGTCCCCACGATCTCGCCGTCCGATCGGATCGGCGCGCTCACGACGACGATCCGGTTGCCCGTTCTGGCCGTGAACGGGTCACTGACGTACACTCTTCCGTCCAGCGCCGCCCGAACGTAGGGTCGATCGCTGAAGTCCTCGCCGACGGGAGCGCCCCCGGTCCCGTCCTCGTTCGCGAGCGCCGTCATCGTCCCGTTGGCCGCGACGACGGACACGCCCTCGAAGTCGGTCTGTGTCCTGATCGTCGCGATTCGCTCGTTACGCGTGGCGTCGTCCGCGTCGACGAGTTCGGGGTGATCGGCCGCGATCTCGATCGACTGTCGCTTCTCGACGAGCTGGCGGTCGATCGTCGACGCCGCCAGATCGGCCTGCTCCGTGGCGTCTTCGCTGGCCGAGGCCACGGCGGCGTCTCGCTGGGAGTCGAAGGTGACGACGAGCACTCCGGCGATCGTCAGCGCGACGAGCACGAACGCCAACAGGAACTTTCGCCGGAGTTGCATCCGTGGCTTGGTGTTTCGATTCTCGACAGGGATATAGTTTCGCGTCACCGGGGCTCTCGACCGCTCAGGCTTGTAGCCCGACATTCGGTGAAGCCGCGGATCGAGACGGGCTCGATGGGACTGCAGGCGACTAACCGGGGCTCACGGGGATGGTTAGGCCACCCGCCGAGTGTCGGTGACGCCTGCGTAACGCTAAAGAGTCGAACACGCCTTTGTTCGGACAAGAATGAGTACCGGATTCGTCTCTCTGAGGTGGTTCCGTGGGGGTTGAAATCAAGGAGTCGCGGGTCTCCGCCGAGGAGTTCGCGGACATGTCCGAGTTCGTCTACGAGTATCTCGCCGCCAGCGTCGAGAACGAGGACGAGGGCGGACGGATGCGCTGGTACCCCTGGCACTCCGCCGACTACCGGCACAACCACATCCTGAACGTCGTCGAGCTGGCCGAGGAGATCGCGCGCGCCGAGGGCGCCGACGTCGACGTCGCGCGGGTCGCCGCGCTGTTCCACGACGTCGCCAAGCTCGACGCCGATCAGGACGTCCACGCCGAGGAGGGCGCACGGGTCGCCCGACAGTACCTCGAGAACCGCGGGGAGTACCCCGAATCGTTCGTCGACGAGGTCTGTCGAGCCGTCCGCGACCACTCCTACCAGGGCGACCTGACCGACCTGCCCCTCGAAACGCGGTGCGTGATCGAGGCTGACCTGCTCGACAAGGTCGGCGCCAACGGCACGGCGCTGATGCTGCTGCGCATGGGGTACGAGGCCCGGACGCACATGGACGCCGGCCAGATGGTCGAGCGCGTGCTCGAACGCGGGCGGGACGCCGCCGAGCGCGTCGAGACCGACGCCGCGGAGGGGATCGCCCACCGGCGGCTCAAGCGCGTCCGCTGGTTCCAGGAGTGGCTCGACGACGAGGTCGCCGCGATCGACGTCGACGACAGTCTCCCCGACTGACGGGCTGTCGTACCGGAAGAAAAGCCTCTCGCGACGAGACCTCGCCCGTTAGCCGTCGCGGAAACAGCCGCGCGTTCCGTCTTTCGGCGCCGAGCGCGACCGGGTCGGTTCCCGCTCAGATCCCCTGGCCCATCAGGTGACTGCGGAGCACGTCGTCGGACTTCGAGCCCGCGCCGGTGTTGAGCACGACGACCGTGTCCGAGTCGTCGAACTCGCCGCGCCGCGAGAGCTCCCAGGCGCCGCTGACTGCCGCGGCGGCGCTGGCGCCGACTTCCAGCCCCTCGTTGGCGGCGACGGCGACCGCGCTGTCCAGGATGTCGGGGTCCTCGGTCGCGACGGCGCCGCCGCCCGACTCCGCGACGGCGTCGAGCGCGAGCGAGCCGCCCGGCGGG carries:
- a CDS encoding HD domain-containing protein encodes the protein MGVEIKESRVSAEEFADMSEFVYEYLAASVENEDEGGRMRWYPWHSADYRHNHILNVVELAEEIARAEGADVDVARVAALFHDVAKLDADQDVHAEEGARVARQYLENRGEYPESFVDEVCRAVRDHSYQGDLTDLPLETRCVIEADLLDKVGANGTALMLLRMGYEARTHMDAGQMVERVLERGRDAAERVETDAAEGIAHRRLKRVRWFQEWLDDEVAAIDVDDSLPD
- a CDS encoding sensor histidine kinase produces the protein MQLRRKFLLAFVLVALTIAGVLVVTFDSQRDAAVASASEDATEQADLAASTIDRQLVEKRQSIEIAADHPELVDADDATRNERIATIRTQTDFEGVSVVAANGTMTALANEDGTGGAPVGEDFSDRPYVRAALDGRVYVSDPFTARTGNRIVVVSAPIRSDGEIVGTLNGAFHLSGSALFDPIEGQSDPDTQVRIVNDGTTLYAGDEAIDSTVDGRAIVHTTGWTVTVDRRQSSVTAQVRRLAVAQGVAGIVMLGAVALFGLWIYRSDIRQAERLRDQFRRIEAREYDRRVELTGSTEWSEIGASVNRLTETLARREQMLLVLNRLLRHNLRNSLNVIVGRADLIDADDDRDDGHAAEIRSAAEELLHLSGRARKTEALITDDRTGVGTPVDVADVVRERVAAFRTDHPDAAVEIEAPEAARASIGGELATVVDELLANTVDHAGPAPNVRVSVARVDGCAGDETAVQSNALRWNWSHRDAASTGAAERTGEPTEPIREVGRTAANADVVELRVSDDGPGVPSEERAVLSGEREIDPLHHTGGLGLWLTDWIVSQAGGTVDIACDEGTTVIVRIPAATASDDAE